A portion of the uncultured Draconibacterium sp. genome contains these proteins:
- a CDS encoding RagB/SusD family nutrient uptake outer membrane protein: MKKLKIAIVFLVGSLLMFSCEEYLDIAPEAEIDITDVFATFESTQGFVEEMYNLVVEYGTSGHSFQDYIFGDDTYRGGQFSGAVDQGNLNNWYNQRYAYLGKNTHQNKPGDTNNSQARRRPRVWRGSMLGIRKANLVIANEELMVGLTQDEKNVILGQAYFFRAFFHNEIMKFWGRFPHITEVYEGTITTPRPETYKEVALSINEDYKKAISLLPVNWDNESYGQKTLGNNAGRVTKGAAYAFQGKNLLWAASPLMHFNNQPGIDTYTYDTELAAMAAEAFAEVLKLEQAGEYSLAKNMEDYKKVLWETPQNTWPGLVPEAHELIFAGSGGSSVGQTIAFMANGIPRPIGQSASGNDNATHNFIYYNFGMANGLSIEDDMSGAYGTPTYDPSKPFDNRDPRFDAWVFTDRDVISTRGGVPDANKTAQLWDDGTGNSGAHRASNASRTGYMFKKFYPEIDGQYHVQKGNNIIRRFTGMRIHMRLTDVYLMYAEALHVAKGATTPSSSFALTAEQAINTLRDRAGVPHVNSVIVADSKKFMDELRRERSVELSYEGHRWMDIRRWGVAHEDKYRVKTGLYFDKDWTFFNEYVIIERVCEYPKHYWLPFEANQTQFYEGFPQNPGW, encoded by the coding sequence ATGAAAAAATTAAAAATAGCAATAGTTTTTCTCGTAGGCTCACTGTTAATGTTTTCCTGCGAAGAATATTTAGATATAGCTCCGGAAGCGGAAATTGACATTACAGATGTATTTGCTACTTTCGAATCCACTCAGGGTTTTGTGGAAGAAATGTATAATCTGGTAGTTGAGTATGGTACTTCCGGTCACTCCTTTCAGGATTATATTTTTGGAGACGACACCTATAGGGGAGGTCAGTTCAGCGGAGCTGTTGACCAGGGAAATTTGAACAACTGGTATAACCAACGATACGCATATCTCGGTAAAAATACGCACCAAAACAAACCTGGAGATACCAATAACTCTCAAGCGAGGAGAAGACCTAGAGTATGGCGTGGTAGCATGCTAGGAATTCGTAAGGCTAATTTGGTGATTGCCAACGAAGAGTTAATGGTAGGATTGACCCAGGACGAAAAGAATGTAATATTGGGTCAAGCTTACTTCTTCAGAGCTTTCTTTCATAATGAGATTATGAAGTTTTGGGGACGTTTCCCGCATATAACAGAAGTATACGAGGGAACAATTACCACACCCCGACCAGAAACCTACAAGGAAGTAGCCTTATCCATTAATGAAGATTACAAAAAAGCCATTTCATTATTACCCGTTAATTGGGACAATGAATCCTATGGCCAAAAAACACTAGGGAACAATGCAGGCAGAGTTACCAAAGGTGCAGCTTATGCATTTCAAGGTAAAAATTTACTTTGGGCGGCTAGTCCCTTAATGCATTTCAATAATCAACCGGGTATTGATACTTATACCTATGATACAGAGTTAGCAGCTATGGCAGCAGAGGCTTTTGCCGAAGTGCTTAAACTTGAACAAGCAGGTGAATATTCGCTAGCCAAAAACATGGAAGATTACAAAAAGGTTCTTTGGGAAACACCACAAAATACATGGCCTGGATTGGTTCCGGAAGCTCATGAATTAATTTTTGCAGGTTCAGGAGGTTCATCTGTTGGTCAAACCATAGCTTTTATGGCAAATGGTATTCCAAGGCCAATTGGTCAATCGGCATCAGGAAACGATAACGCAACCCATAATTTTATTTATTACAATTTTGGTATGGCCAATGGATTATCTATTGAGGATGATATGAGTGGTGCTTACGGCACACCAACCTATGATCCTAGCAAACCATTTGACAATCGTGACCCTCGTTTTGATGCATGGGTTTTTACGGATAGGGATGTTATTTCAACCAGAGGAGGTGTGCCTGATGCTAATAAAACTGCGCAGTTGTGGGATGATGGTACAGGTAATTCTGGTGCTCACCGTGCATCTAATGCTTCACGAACCGGGTATATGTTTAAGAAGTTTTATCCGGAGATTGATGGTCAATATCATGTGCAAAAAGGAAACAATATTATTAGACGATTTACTGGAATGCGTATTCATATGAGGTTAACTGATGTGTACCTAATGTATGCAGAGGCGCTTCATGTTGCTAAAGGAGCAACCACACCATCCAGCTCTTTTGCATTAACTGCAGAACAAGCCATTAATACATTAAGAGATAGAGCGGGGGTTCCTCATGTAAATTCTGTTATTGTTGCCGATAGCAAAAAATTCATGGACGAATTAAGACGTGAAAGATCCGTGGAATTATCTTATGAGGGCCACAGATGGATGGATATACGCCGTTGGGGAGTTGCCCATGAGGATAAATACAGAGTGAAAACTGGATTATATTTTGATAAAGATTGGACCTTCTTTAATGAATACGTGATTATTGAGAGAGTTTGCGAGTATCCGAAACACTATTGGTTACCATTTGAAGCAAATCAAACACAGTTTTATGAAGGTTTTCCACAAAACCCAGGTTGGTAA
- a CDS encoding SusC/RagA family TonB-linked outer membrane protein, giving the protein MNAFVFTKTKNERKMKINKLYKLFILVCFTMFSFCGMVTAQSAGTQVSATVIDQQGNPLNEVNIYGAEGSRASTNADGQFNITLLNDQAVVIEKKGYESLLLNLSDIAGTSDITLVKSDFLASEDDEINMGVATRDRRDMVGSVSSVNTKDRLSYDNTQFVRDYIAGLTTGVRGSSDIRGIGEALFVIDGVFGRDPNLLNMDEVEQITVLKDANAVALYGSQGRNGVIIINTKRGKTNKKEVKVNVRSGIKTALALPNYLDAATSMEFRNEAFTNDGIDPSVVGFSQEQIQNTRNGLNPIEYPDVDLYDFVQSYVNTHNVITEFSGGNDKSKYYVNVGWLYNEDWVDINEDINAGSNRFNVRGNIDFRVNDWITSSIDGVAILNYSKSPRANLLSAATTFIPYDYAPLLPVSSFDLENNPDLETVLAGATIFDGNLLGTAQQYGVDAPVAKSIAGGYQNQVSRVTQFNNAINFDLSRITEGLSAKTYLSFDFYDAYTTSISNEYRTYAPTWENGKITALQDFGQDRRDLSENVSSNGFTSRIGMYALVNYVKTFADDHSINSTFLGYYNQEKRDGAVQADKDSHLGLQVTYDFKKKLFVDFSGAYAHSLKLAEGNRGGFSPTVGLGYILSEESFLRDVDFINYLKLKASGGIIKSDRGISGYYLYDENYSDGASFTWGDGVYSNRKQKISQGANPDLGYEERIDLNIGFESYLMNSLWVEANYFRTELDKQLVFLADQYPSYYNTFRPYDNFNANLYTGFELGLNYKKTINDFSIGVGANVLYSQTEASKRSETNEFDYQNRQGLEVSSIFGYEDLGFYSESDFTADADGKLVLNDNLPVPNFGDVQPGDIRYADQNGDNIIDQDDQVAIGQNASPWTYGVNLNLKYKGFNLFVLGTGQTGGSGNKLSSTFNNYYTPNGTDKYSEEVSGRWTSETANTATFPRLSSGNNQNNFRTSSFWLYDNSFFRINRAQLTYEFTDTLCDKIGIEGLSVNVQGTNLFEVGENKDIRQLNIGGNPQARTYIAGVRVSF; this is encoded by the coding sequence TTGAATGCATTTGTTTTTACTAAAACAAAAAACGAAAGAAAAATGAAGATAAATAAATTATATAAGTTATTCATCCTTGTGTGCTTCACCATGTTCAGTTTTTGTGGTATGGTGACGGCTCAGTCTGCTGGCACACAAGTATCAGCAACCGTGATCGATCAGCAAGGGAATCCTTTAAATGAGGTTAATATTTACGGTGCAGAAGGTTCTCGGGCATCTACTAACGCCGATGGACAATTTAATATTACCTTGCTTAATGACCAGGCGGTAGTTATAGAAAAGAAAGGCTATGAGTCGCTACTTTTAAACTTATCTGATATTGCTGGCACTAGTGACATTACTCTGGTGAAGTCAGACTTTCTAGCGTCAGAAGATGACGAAATTAACATGGGAGTTGCAACAAGAGACAGACGTGATATGGTTGGTTCTGTGTCGTCAGTAAACACGAAAGACCGTTTATCCTATGATAACACTCAGTTTGTGAGAGATTATATTGCTGGTTTAACAACAGGGGTGAGAGGCTCATCCGATATTAGAGGTATAGGAGAGGCATTGTTCGTAATTGATGGTGTTTTTGGACGTGATCCTAACCTATTAAATATGGACGAGGTTGAACAAATAACCGTACTTAAAGATGCAAATGCCGTGGCATTATATGGTAGCCAGGGGAGAAACGGAGTGATTATCATAAACACAAAACGTGGTAAAACCAATAAAAAAGAGGTAAAAGTAAATGTGCGTTCTGGTATTAAAACAGCTTTAGCTTTGCCGAATTATTTGGATGCTGCCACTTCTATGGAGTTTCGCAATGAGGCTTTTACAAACGATGGTATAGATCCATCTGTGGTAGGTTTTTCTCAAGAACAAATTCAGAACACAAGAAATGGTTTAAATCCTATCGAGTATCCTGATGTTGATTTGTATGACTTTGTACAATCATATGTAAATACTCATAATGTTATTACTGAGTTTTCTGGAGGTAATGACAAATCGAAATACTATGTTAATGTAGGATGGCTCTACAATGAAGATTGGGTTGATATTAATGAGGATATAAACGCAGGATCAAATCGTTTTAACGTAAGAGGTAATATAGATTTTAGGGTAAACGACTGGATTACCAGTAGTATTGATGGTGTGGCAATTCTTAACTACTCAAAAAGTCCCAGAGCAAACTTGTTAAGTGCCGCCACTACATTTATACCTTATGATTATGCGCCCTTACTCCCGGTAAGTTCGTTTGATCTTGAAAACAACCCGGATCTTGAAACTGTACTAGCCGGAGCTACCATTTTTGATGGTAATTTACTGGGTACTGCACAGCAATATGGTGTCGATGCACCCGTGGCAAAATCTATAGCTGGTGGTTATCAAAATCAGGTGTCTCGTGTTACTCAGTTTAATAACGCAATAAATTTCGATCTTTCCAGAATAACCGAAGGCTTGTCGGCAAAAACTTATTTAAGTTTCGATTTTTACGATGCTTACACTACATCTATATCAAATGAGTATAGAACTTATGCTCCTACCTGGGAAAATGGTAAAATAACGGCTTTACAAGATTTTGGACAAGATAGAAGAGATTTGTCAGAGAATGTTAGTTCCAATGGATTTACATCACGAATAGGTATGTACGCATTAGTGAATTATGTAAAAACCTTTGCCGATGATCACTCAATTAATTCAACGTTTCTGGGGTATTATAATCAGGAAAAAAGAGATGGAGCTGTTCAAGCAGATAAAGATTCTCATTTAGGGCTTCAAGTGACTTACGACTTCAAGAAAAAATTATTTGTTGATTTTTCCGGAGCTTATGCACATTCTCTAAAGTTAGCAGAAGGAAACAGAGGCGGTTTTTCGCCAACAGTTGGATTGGGATATATTTTGAGCGAAGAGTCATTTTTGAGAGATGTCGATTTTATAAATTACTTAAAATTAAAAGCTTCCGGAGGAATAATTAAATCTGATAGAGGAATTTCAGGTTATTATTTATACGATGAAAATTATTCTGACGGAGCCAGTTTTACCTGGGGAGATGGCGTATACTCCAACCGAAAACAAAAAATTTCGCAAGGAGCCAATCCTGATTTGGGATATGAAGAACGTATAGACTTAAACATTGGTTTTGAAAGCTATTTGATGAATTCACTTTGGGTAGAAGCGAATTATTTTAGAACCGAACTTGATAAACAATTAGTATTTTTAGCTGATCAATATCCGTCTTATTATAACACATTTAGACCTTATGATAATTTTAATGCGAATTTGTACACGGGGTTTGAATTAGGCTTGAATTATAAGAAAACAATTAACGATTTTTCAATTGGTGTCGGTGCGAATGTGTTATATAGTCAAACAGAAGCTTCAAAACGTTCAGAAACGAACGAGTTTGATTACCAAAACAGACAAGGATTAGAGGTGTCTAGTATTTTTGGATATGAAGATTTAGGTTTTTACTCCGAATCTGATTTTACTGCAGATGCAGATGGAAAACTTGTTTTAAACGATAACCTTCCCGTACCAAACTTCGGAGATGTACAACCAGGAGACATAAGATATGCAGATCAAAATGGCGATAATATTATCGATCAAGATGATCAAGTTGCTATCGGACAGAATGCGAGTCCATGGACATATGGAGTCAACCTAAATCTAAAATATAAAGGATTCAATTTATTTGTATTAGGTACCGGTCAAACAGGAGGAAGTGGTAATAAGCTAAGTAGTACGTTTAATAATTACTATACTCCTAACGGAACGGATAAATACTCTGAGGAGGTATCAGGACGTTGGACATCTGAAACTGCTAATACAGCAACCTTTCCAAGATTATCTTCCGGGAATAATCAAAATAACTTTAGAACATCATCCTTCTGGTTGTATGATAATAGCTTCTTTAGAATCAACCGTGCACAGTTAACATATGAGTTCACTGATACTTTATGTGATAAAATCGGCATTGAAGGTTTAAGCGTGAATGTACAAGGCACTAACCTTTTTGAAGTAGGTGAAAATAAAGATATCCGTCAGTTAAATATTGGTGGTAATCCGCAGGCCAGAACTTATATTGCTGGAGTAAGAGTATCATTTTAA
- a CDS encoding Gfo/Idh/MocA family oxidoreductase, with product METNRRKFLKTAAVGTAGIMIGGSHLSAKSYNKIVGANDRIFAAIAGLGRRVNAIYTPIALERNNVELLYLCDVKESQRVKAGKVVADRMDYKPKLENDIRKVIEDTKVDALFNLTPDHWHAPGSIMALKEGKHVYVEKPCSHNMAENELLVAAQKKYGKVVQMGNQQRSAEHTIEIIKEIHNGIIGTPYRAVAFFSNRRGEVPHQQAAPVPEGLDWDLFQGPAVRRDYTSETWNYNWHWYGWNYGTAELGNNGTHELDVARWALQVDFPNHVQVDAAKTAFVDDGWEMYDAMDATYKFDGNKTIKWDGKSRNGYNTYGGGRGTIIYGSEGSVFVDRGLYKLHDRGGKLVKTVEAKYKEGSIGLGGGGGMSTVHVENFFNAIRGKEKLQAPIDDAAVSMAMVHYGNVAYRIEKGYDIDPETGKMLDKDAMKLWGREYAKGWDPKI from the coding sequence ATGGAAACCAATAGAAGAAAATTTCTGAAAACTGCTGCTGTGGGAACAGCAGGTATTATGATAGGTGGTAGTCACCTTTCTGCAAAAAGTTATAACAAAATAGTTGGAGCTAACGATCGTATTTTTGCTGCTATTGCTGGTTTGGGACGACGGGTTAATGCAATATATACGCCTATTGCATTAGAGCGGAATAATGTTGAACTGCTGTATCTTTGCGATGTAAAAGAAAGTCAGAGAGTTAAAGCCGGAAAAGTCGTGGCAGATCGTATGGATTACAAACCTAAGCTGGAAAACGATATTCGTAAAGTAATCGAGGATACTAAAGTGGATGCATTGTTTAATCTAACTCCAGATCATTGGCATGCCCCGGGCTCGATAATGGCCTTGAAAGAAGGAAAACATGTGTATGTTGAAAAACCATGCAGCCATAACATGGCCGAGAACGAGCTTCTTGTGGCAGCACAGAAAAAATACGGTAAGGTTGTGCAAATGGGGAACCAGCAACGTTCTGCTGAACACACCATCGAAATTATTAAGGAAATACATAACGGCATAATAGGTACTCCATACCGGGCTGTTGCTTTTTTCTCCAATAGACGTGGCGAAGTACCTCATCAGCAAGCTGCTCCGGTGCCGGAAGGTTTGGATTGGGACTTGTTTCAGGGACCCGCAGTTCGTCGCGACTATACATCAGAAACATGGAACTACAACTGGCATTGGTATGGCTGGAATTACGGTACTGCCGAACTCGGAAACAATGGCACACACGAACTTGATGTAGCACGTTGGGCACTACAGGTCGATTTCCCAAATCATGTGCAGGTTGATGCTGCCAAAACAGCTTTTGTTGACGATGGTTGGGAAATGTACGATGCCATGGATGCAACATATAAGTTTGATGGTAATAAAACCATAAAATGGGATGGAAAGAGCAGAAATGGTTACAATACTTATGGTGGCGGGCGAGGAACCATTATTTATGGTAGCGAAGGTTCCGTGTTCGTAGACCGTGGATTGTACAAACTTCATGATAGAGGTGGAAAACTGGTAAAAACAGTAGAAGCAAAATACAAGGAAGGCAGTATTGGTTTAGGTGGTGGCGGAGGAATGTCAACCGTTCATGTCGAGAATTTCTTTAATGCAATTAGGGGTAAAGAAAAACTGCAGGCACCTATTGACGATGCCGCTGTAAGTATGGCCATGGTGCACTATGGTAATGTTGCTTATCGAATTGAAAAAGGCTATGATATTGATCCGGAAACAGGAAAAATGCTCGATAAGGATGCTATGAAATTATGGGGTAGAGAATACGCCAAAGGTTGGGATCCCAAAATATAG
- a CDS encoding SusC/RagA family TonB-linked outer membrane protein, producing the protein MKKVKFSIPKIEGLKKITQAMKICLLLLFISTATSMAEDGVSSIEKESSSLKNSKVLDQTEKTLTGKVTDSNGETLPGVTVVVKGTTIGTVTNFDGEFSVDVPADAEILVFSFVGFKSQEYPIAGQTVFNITLEEETVGLEEVVVVGYGVQKKESVVGSISQIKGKELQEVTMGMSNVEEALQGNLPGVVAIQGSGVPGRNDMQIYIRGQASWNGSGQPLILVDGAPREIDNIDFNDIENISVLKDASATAVFGVQGANGVILITTKRGQKGKAQLSLQANTTTKFVSKLPEKLDVFDAIMEANSSLMRELPHNEEVWLNNYRPIAVADRFRNPGSVEESYIYPNVDWRDALVKDFAQDHRVNLSVRGGGENARYFGSLAYQSVSDIFDGNSYDTGKSYKSGFGYDRFNFRSNIDFDITKTTELSLNLGGFYGIQKTPGNLNLVTNAIYELAPNAYTPIFPDGAFGRDDRDIFANTNPLVTLTNTGYTTTNTFNINTDFVLKQKLDFITKGLSFQGRLSLDNRSQSQQKLNDPGGDGQENVIYRVYNTEFEERIESPSGVNDFGFVPYPWTLGAPNIQDGSITRRTLYDLSFNYERTFAEKHYVTALALLRRNESGTGNGFVSHREDWVGRVTYDYDKRYFLDISGAYNGSEKFGPGYRFDLFPAVAAGWTASNEAFMSEIDWVNLLKVRGSYGLIGDDSGGNRFEYQKTWSNGGGAFIVPNGSNTRSPYVFYTEANVGNPDLQWETAVKYNIGAEIGLFKNRITAELDFFGEDRSNILIPSSQRAVPEWFGASPPAFNRGEVEVRGYEILVGANHTFASGLNIFGNYSFTQAKDLVIDREDPELRPFYQKAEGYPIGQPRSAIPAEIMGSLDDLYSSTPRVSGQEFIRTGYYNLVDYDGDGVYNGSFDNVPFGYPTRPQRTWSATVGAKYKGWKLSAQFYGTQNTNRVYSSRTFSNRIDTFFEHELGYWTKDNPTGVRTQPTYDFPQGASDPRSNFFDGSLTRLKSVALSYNIPKRTCEKLGVQALNVFVNGNNLFLWTDLPDDREFNSSQTADSSYRGDYPTMARINFGFNLDF; encoded by the coding sequence ATGAAAAAGGTTAAATTTTCGATTCCCAAAATTGAGGGACTCAAGAAAATTACGCAGGCAATGAAAATTTGTCTGTTATTACTATTCATCTCAACGGCAACTTCTATGGCCGAAGATGGAGTTTCCTCAATAGAAAAGGAATCTTCAAGCTTAAAGAACTCTAAAGTTCTTGATCAGACTGAAAAAACTTTAACAGGTAAGGTAACCGATAGCAATGGAGAAACTCTTCCAGGTGTTACGGTGGTAGTAAAAGGAACTACGATTGGGACGGTAACCAATTTCGATGGCGAATTCTCGGTAGATGTACCTGCCGATGCCGAAATTTTGGTCTTCTCGTTTGTTGGCTTTAAGTCACAGGAATATCCAATAGCCGGGCAAACTGTTTTTAACATCACCTTAGAAGAAGAAACAGTTGGCTTAGAAGAAGTGGTGGTAGTTGGTTACGGTGTACAGAAGAAAGAGAGTGTGGTTGGTTCTATTTCTCAAATAAAAGGGAAAGAACTACAAGAGGTAACCATGGGTATGAGTAATGTTGAGGAGGCTTTGCAAGGTAATTTACCTGGTGTTGTCGCTATACAGGGTAGTGGTGTTCCGGGTAGAAATGATATGCAGATCTACATTCGTGGTCAGGCATCATGGAACGGTTCCGGGCAGCCCTTAATACTTGTAGATGGAGCACCAAGGGAAATTGACAATATTGATTTTAATGATATTGAAAATATTTCTGTGCTGAAAGATGCTTCTGCTACTGCTGTTTTTGGTGTTCAGGGTGCAAATGGTGTTATCTTGATTACTACTAAAAGAGGGCAAAAAGGTAAGGCACAATTGTCTTTACAGGCGAATACTACTACTAAATTTGTTTCCAAGTTGCCCGAAAAGCTAGATGTTTTTGATGCCATTATGGAAGCAAATTCATCTCTAATGCGCGAGCTTCCTCATAATGAAGAAGTTTGGCTTAATAATTATCGACCAATAGCTGTAGCGGATAGATTCCGTAATCCTGGAAGTGTGGAGGAGAGTTACATATATCCTAATGTAGATTGGAGAGATGCCCTGGTAAAAGATTTTGCTCAAGACCATCGTGTTAACTTATCTGTACGTGGAGGAGGAGAAAACGCCAGGTATTTTGGAAGTTTAGCCTACCAATCAGTTTCCGATATTTTCGACGGTAATAGTTACGATACTGGAAAAAGTTACAAGAGTGGTTTTGGCTATGATAGATTTAACTTTCGTAGTAACATTGATTTCGATATCACCAAAACTACAGAATTATCTTTAAATCTTGGTGGCTTTTACGGCATTCAAAAAACGCCGGGTAACTTAAATTTAGTGACCAATGCTATATATGAGCTTGCCCCTAATGCCTACACGCCTATTTTTCCCGATGGTGCATTTGGTAGAGATGATAGAGATATTTTTGCAAATACAAACCCGCTTGTTACCTTAACAAATACCGGGTACACTACTACCAATACCTTTAATATAAATACCGATTTTGTTTTAAAGCAAAAATTAGACTTTATTACTAAAGGTTTATCATTTCAAGGCCGTTTATCTTTAGATAATAGATCTCAAAGTCAGCAGAAGTTAAATGATCCAGGCGGTGATGGTCAGGAAAATGTTATATATCGTGTGTATAACACCGAATTTGAAGAGCGAATTGAGTCTCCAAGTGGTGTAAATGATTTTGGTTTTGTACCATACCCATGGACACTAGGGGCTCCAAATATTCAAGACGGTTCGATTACCCGTCGTACCTTGTATGACCTTTCATTTAATTACGAAAGAACGTTTGCCGAAAAGCACTATGTTACAGCATTGGCGCTACTAAGGCGGAACGAGAGTGGTACAGGCAATGGCTTTGTGAGTCATCGCGAAGATTGGGTAGGTAGGGTTACCTATGATTATGATAAGAGATATTTCCTTGATATTAGTGGTGCTTACAACGGATCGGAGAAATTTGGTCCAGGCTATCGTTTCGATCTTTTTCCTGCTGTGGCAGCGGGCTGGACGGCGTCTAACGAGGCATTCATGAGCGAGATTGATTGGGTAAACCTACTTAAAGTAAGGGGATCTTACGGTTTAATTGGTGATGACAGCGGAGGAAACAGGTTTGAATATCAAAAAACCTGGAGTAACGGCGGTGGTGCTTTTATAGTGCCTAATGGCTCAAACACTCGTTCGCCCTATGTGTTTTACACGGAGGCAAATGTTGGTAATCCAGATCTGCAATGGGAAACGGCTGTAAAGTATAATATTGGTGCAGAAATAGGCTTGTTTAAAAACAGAATTACTGCAGAATTGGACTTTTTTGGAGAAGATCGTAGCAATATTTTAATCCCAAGTTCTCAGAGGGCAGTGCCCGAGTGGTTTGGAGCTAGTCCTCCTGCCTTTAACAGAGGTGAGGTAGAGGTACGAGGATATGAAATCCTGGTAGGGGCTAATCACACTTTTGCAAGCGGTTTAAATATTTTTGGTAATTACAGTTTTACCCAAGCTAAAGATTTGGTTATTGATAGAGAAGATCCGGAATTACGTCCGTTTTACCAAAAAGCCGAGGGTTACCCTATTGGTCAACCAAGATCTGCTATTCCTGCTGAGATTATGGGCAGTTTAGACGATTTGTATAGTTCAACGCCACGAGTAAGTGGACAGGAATTTATACGTACAGGGTATTATAATTTAGTTGATTATGATGGAGACGGTGTTTATAATGGTTCTTTTGATAATGTACCATTTGGTTACCCTACACGTCCGCAAAGAACATGGAGTGCTACGGTGGGAGCAAAATATAAAGGATGGAAACTATCTGCTCAGTTCTATGGTACCCAAAATACAAATAGAGTTTACAGTAGCCGAACTTTCTCAAATAGAATAGATACATTCTTTGAACACGAGTTAGGATATTGGACGAAAGACAACCCAACTGGGGTAAGAACCCAACCAACATATGATTTTCCACAAGGAGCCAGTGATCCTAGATCCAACTTTTTTGACGGTTCTCTAACAAGATTAAAATCTGTAGCGTTAAGCTATAATATTCCTAAAAGAACATGTGAAAAACTGGGTGTTCAGGCACTAAATGTTTTTGTCAATGGTAATAACTTATTCTTATGGACAGATTTACCAGATGATAGAGAGTTTAACAGTAGTCAAACAGCCGATTCTAGCTATAGAGGAGATTATCCTACTATGGCACGAATTAATTTCGGTTTTAATTTAGATTTTTAA